One stretch of Bordetella avium DNA includes these proteins:
- a CDS encoding type II secretion system F family protein, translated as MIMAALALLTAAILLVAAAYLMLRRASAGDRRNASSAFLSSRLNRAEAGSQERALLRPIRMGVSAWTRTRLLAGERSDSKLYAILFLPPILAGFLAWILAGPASALAGFLLLFVLGLFRIWRQAGERRQRMIKQLPDFIDGVVRLITIGNSVNAAFQGAMTSIDDPLLEVLQRAEALMRSGKDLDSALLKVSRQYGLQELYLVSSVISLALRFGGRSDLVLERMAAFMRDLELAREELIALSAEVRMSVWILSLLPIGLGLFIIVFNNDLFMGMWRDPLGFKMLIGGAMLQVVGTYLLFRMARGV; from the coding sequence ATGATCATGGCGGCATTGGCGCTTCTTACCGCGGCGATTCTGTTGGTGGCGGCCGCCTATCTGATGTTGCGCAGGGCCAGCGCGGGAGATCGGCGCAACGCCTCCTCAGCCTTTCTATCTTCGCGCCTGAATCGGGCAGAAGCGGGGAGTCAGGAGCGGGCCTTGCTGCGTCCTATCCGCATGGGCGTCAGCGCGTGGACTCGCACGCGGTTGCTGGCCGGGGAGCGCTCTGATAGCAAGCTTTACGCCATCCTTTTTTTGCCGCCCATTCTGGCAGGCTTCCTGGCTTGGATACTGGCAGGTCCGGCTTCCGCACTTGCCGGTTTTCTGCTTCTGTTCGTGTTGGGCCTGTTCCGGATTTGGCGTCAGGCCGGCGAGCGGCGTCAGCGCATGATTAAGCAACTGCCCGATTTTATCGATGGCGTGGTGCGGCTGATTACGATCGGCAATAGCGTCAATGCGGCGTTTCAAGGAGCCATGACGAGTATTGATGATCCTTTGCTCGAGGTGCTTCAGCGTGCTGAAGCCTTGATGCGTTCGGGCAAGGATCTGGACAGCGCCTTGCTCAAGGTTTCGCGTCAGTACGGTCTGCAGGAACTGTATTTGGTCTCCTCCGTGATTTCGCTCGCGCTGCGCTTTGGCGGCCGCAGCGATCTGGTTCTCGAACGTATGGCGGCCTTCATGCGTGATCTGGAGCTGGCCCGTGAAGAGCTGATTGCGCTGTCGGCGGAAGTGCGCATGTCGGTTTGGATACTGTCGTTGCTTCCTATCGGGCTGGGTTTGTTCATTATTGTGTTCAACAACGATCTCTTCATGGGCATGTGGCGTGATCCGCTGGGTTTCAAGATGTTGATCGGCGGTGCGATGTTGCAGGTGGTCGGCACCTATCTGTTGTTTCGCATGGCGCGTGGCGTATGA
- a CDS encoding DUF2863 family protein: MARTRSTTASRLPRDATRLISLAQALHRSGSRVEDLYWEALLAEAIGKLLRPGSDGPLEAALDHLAQQDIGAYEVLIEQAETLSESMKVEKNGLRYDVLLLVAPIVAWTRYAIPTGPIPAAAQEALLAQLHGHILAADARVALLPHLVSIDQMPRTFAETAQWMQRLANQALGAAPARPIINAEAETANMLADTRYLVAAVAVPEQSALFRWQESPEDANRDACLARWSEQALPTLAGLLPGCGLECLLPDAYYVSNREADRRVRPLSLRAALSWLEGAINMPASQLRAVIAACGESHTEEYRIGFTPRHSNDVYYGCVWPIYGREEEQTADEDNAAESVIAALLKELGVAEVRRIPGRLQVEFCEDCGAPYFPDPLGVLVHAELPENAEAAPAQFH, encoded by the coding sequence ATGGCCCGTACACGCAGCACCACCGCTTCTCGTTTGCCCCGCGATGCGACCCGCTTGATCAGTCTTGCCCAGGCCCTGCACCGCTCGGGCAGCCGGGTCGAAGATCTGTATTGGGAAGCCCTGCTCGCCGAAGCGATCGGCAAGCTGCTGCGTCCTGGCAGCGATGGTCCGCTCGAGGCGGCACTGGACCATCTGGCCCAGCAAGATATCGGCGCCTACGAAGTGCTCATAGAGCAAGCAGAAACCCTCTCGGAGTCGATGAAGGTCGAGAAAAACGGCCTACGCTACGACGTGCTGCTACTCGTCGCACCGATTGTGGCGTGGACGCGCTATGCCATCCCGACAGGCCCGATTCCCGCCGCTGCGCAAGAAGCGCTGCTGGCGCAATTGCACGGCCATATCCTGGCCGCAGACGCCCGTGTCGCCCTGCTGCCGCATCTGGTCAGCATCGATCAGATGCCGCGCACCTTTGCCGAGACAGCACAATGGATGCAGCGCCTGGCCAACCAGGCTTTGGGAGCCGCGCCGGCCCGCCCTATCATCAACGCCGAAGCCGAGACAGCCAATATGTTGGCCGACACGCGCTATCTGGTTGCTGCCGTGGCCGTGCCCGAACAGAGCGCCCTCTTTCGCTGGCAGGAATCCCCAGAGGACGCCAATCGCGACGCCTGCCTGGCCCGCTGGTCGGAGCAGGCCCTGCCCACACTGGCTGGGCTGCTACCTGGCTGCGGTCTGGAATGCCTGCTGCCGGACGCCTATTACGTTAGCAATCGCGAGGCAGACCGGCGTGTCCGTCCCCTGTCCTTGCGCGCCGCCCTTTCGTGGCTGGAAGGCGCCATCAATATGCCCGCCAGTCAGTTGCGAGCCGTCATCGCGGCCTGCGGTGAAAGCCACACCGAGGAATACCGCATCGGTTTCACGCCCCGCCATAGCAACGACGTGTATTACGGCTGCGTCTGGCCTATTTATGGCCGCGAAGAAGAACAGACTGCCGACGAAGACAATGCTGCGGAATCCGTGATCGCTGCGCTGCTAAAGGAGCTCGGCGTGGCCGAAGTCCGCCGTATTCCCGGCCGCCTGCAGGTGGAGTTCTGCGAAGACTGCGGCGCGCCGTATTTCCCCGATCCGCTGGGCGTGCTGGTCCACGCCGAACTGCCGGAAAACGCCGAGGCCGCTCCGGCCCAATTCCACTGA
- the earP gene encoding elongation factor P maturation arginine rhamnosyltransferase EarP, whose amino-acid sequence MRADIFCRVVDNFGDIGVCWRLARRLSQGHGWQVRLWVDDLHAFARLQAEVDPALARQRVQQIDIVDWNDLTELEPGDVVIEAFACDPPALFLAAMRKRPPVWINLEYLSAEAWVETCHGLPSQRADGLVKHFFFPGFTPATGGLIREPGLSQERDALQASRPAQDAFLRRLGVTRRDADSRTLTLFCYPQAPYLELAQALSRQTTLLIVPEGVAPGLASTPGLQIARIPFVAQPDFDRLLWCADLNFVRGEDSFVRAAWAARPLVWQIYPQEENAHLEKLNAWLARYPAPPAARALFSLWNQETGSARWPDTLHAALEGRAWEQWKQAARDWDAGFAARPDLGDALVDFCADLAKTR is encoded by the coding sequence ATGCGAGCCGATATTTTCTGCCGTGTCGTCGATAACTTCGGCGATATCGGCGTGTGCTGGCGTCTGGCTCGCCGCCTGAGCCAAGGGCATGGCTGGCAGGTTCGCCTCTGGGTGGACGATCTCCATGCGTTCGCGCGCCTACAGGCCGAGGTTGATCCCGCCCTGGCGCGGCAGCGCGTTCAGCAAATCGACATCGTCGATTGGAACGATCTCACGGAACTGGAGCCAGGCGATGTAGTGATCGAAGCCTTTGCCTGTGATCCGCCCGCCCTTTTTCTGGCCGCGATGCGCAAGCGTCCGCCCGTGTGGATCAACCTGGAATACCTGAGCGCCGAAGCCTGGGTGGAGACCTGTCACGGCCTGCCTTCGCAACGCGCGGATGGCCTGGTGAAGCATTTTTTCTTTCCGGGCTTCACGCCCGCGACAGGCGGTCTGATACGAGAGCCTGGCCTGAGTCAGGAGCGCGATGCCTTACAGGCCAGCCGCCCCGCTCAGGATGCCTTCCTGCGCCGCCTGGGCGTGACGCGCCGCGATGCGGACAGCCGCACACTGACCCTGTTCTGCTATCCGCAAGCCCCCTATCTCGAACTGGCCCAAGCGCTGAGCCGGCAAACCACCCTCTTGATCGTGCCGGAAGGCGTGGCGCCAGGGCTGGCCTCTACCCCTGGCCTGCAGATCGCCCGCATTCCTTTCGTGGCGCAGCCTGACTTCGACCGCCTACTTTGGTGCGCCGACCTCAACTTCGTACGCGGCGAAGACTCCTTTGTGCGTGCGGCCTGGGCCGCGCGTCCGCTGGTTTGGCAGATTTATCCGCAAGAAGAAAATGCCCACCTGGAAAAGCTCAACGCCTGGCTGGCGCGCTATCCGGCGCCACCCGCCGCCCGTGCGCTATTCTCTCTCTGGAATCAGGAGACTGGCAGCGCACGCTGGCCGGATACCTTGCACGCAGCGCTGGAAGGCAGGGCTTGGGAGCAGTGGAAACAAGCCGCTCGCGACTGGGACGCGGGCTTCGCTGCACGCCCGGATTTGGGGGACGCACTGGTGGATTTCTGCGCGGACTTGGCTAAGACGCGATAG
- a CDS encoding SDR family oxidoreductase, translating into MSTIRKPLIVITGASSGIGLATARLFSSWGHPLLLLARRLEKMQALSLPNACVLSVDVTDRAALVAAVQEGEKRFGPADAIVNNAGVMLLGEITNQDPEQWDRMLDVNVKGVLNGAHAVAKGMTERRRGSIINISSVAGRKTFPNHVAYVGSKFAVHGLSENLREELSVHNVRVTTIAPGAVETELLGHTTDENIKTSYEAWKREIGGKVLSAEDVANAVYYAYSQPEGVCIREIVLAATRQQA; encoded by the coding sequence ATGAGCACTATCCGCAAGCCATTGATTGTCATTACGGGCGCGAGCTCCGGCATAGGCCTGGCCACGGCCCGTTTGTTTTCATCATGGGGCCATCCCCTGCTGTTACTGGCCCGACGGCTCGAGAAGATGCAGGCGCTGAGCCTGCCCAATGCCTGCGTGTTGTCTGTGGATGTGACCGATCGCGCCGCCTTGGTCGCTGCGGTACAGGAAGGCGAAAAACGCTTTGGCCCGGCCGACGCCATCGTTAACAACGCGGGCGTCATGCTACTGGGCGAGATCACGAACCAGGACCCGGAGCAGTGGGACCGCATGCTGGATGTGAATGTCAAAGGGGTGCTCAACGGCGCGCATGCCGTGGCCAAGGGCATGACCGAGCGCAGGCGCGGCAGCATCATCAATATCAGCTCAGTGGCGGGCCGCAAGACCTTCCCCAACCACGTCGCCTATGTCGGCAGCAAGTTCGCCGTTCATGGTCTGTCGGAGAACCTGCGTGAGGAACTGTCCGTACATAATGTGCGTGTGACGACGATTGCGCCGGGCGCGGTAGAAACCGAGCTGCTGGGACACACCACCGACGAAAACATCAAGACCAGTTATGAGGCCTGGAAGCGGGAAATAGGCGGCAAGGTGCTGTCTGCCGAGGACGTGGCCAACGCGGTCTATTATGCCTATTCGCAGCCGGAGGGGGTGTGCATACGCGAGATCGTCCTTGCCGCCACGCGCCAGCAAGCCTAG
- a CDS encoding DODA-type extradiol aromatic ring-opening family dioxygenase, with protein sequence MSWPVLFVSHGSPMLAVDPGRTGAVLAQWSARQAGKPSGILVVSPHWMGQGLAVSTRDRQIAWHDFGGFPPELYALQYSPPGSPALAARVREALAASSVDAVDDPRRPLDHGAWVPLRYLYPQADVPVVQLSLDAGRDARAQYELGRALAPLREQGVLIIGSGSLTHNLRDVRMPQTAPPAPYVTAFQQWFAQHLETENLDALFDWQVRAPGAHQAHPHDDHLMPLYVALGAGGMPAQRLNDEVTYAALAMDAYQFGV encoded by the coding sequence ATGTCCTGGCCTGTGCTCTTCGTTTCCCACGGATCGCCCATGCTCGCGGTGGACCCTGGCCGCACTGGCGCTGTCCTGGCCCAATGGTCTGCCCGTCAAGCGGGCAAACCTAGCGGCATTCTGGTGGTTTCGCCTCATTGGATGGGGCAGGGGCTGGCCGTGTCTACGCGCGATCGCCAGATCGCCTGGCACGATTTTGGCGGCTTCCCGCCCGAACTCTATGCCTTGCAATACAGCCCGCCCGGCTCGCCTGCGTTGGCCGCCCGCGTGCGTGAGGCGCTGGCCGCGTCCTCGGTCGATGCGGTGGATGACCCCCGCCGTCCGCTGGATCACGGCGCCTGGGTGCCGCTGCGCTACCTGTATCCGCAGGCGGATGTGCCTGTGGTACAGCTCTCCCTGGATGCCGGACGCGATGCCCGGGCGCAATATGAGCTAGGCCGCGCGCTGGCGCCCTTACGGGAGCAGGGCGTGCTGATTATCGGCTCGGGTTCTTTGACCCATAATCTGCGCGACGTGCGCATGCCGCAAACGGCGCCGCCTGCGCCCTATGTCACGGCCTTCCAGCAATGGTTCGCGCAGCATCTGGAAACGGAAAATCTGGATGCCTTGTTCGATTGGCAGGTGCGCGCGCCGGGCGCCCACCAGGCCCATCCGCATGACGATCATCTGATGCCGCTGTATGTGGCGCTCGGTGCGGGCGGCATGCCTGCGCAGCGGCTGAACGATGAGGTGACCTACGCGGCGCTGGCGATGGACGCCTATCAGTTTGGCGTTTAG
- a CDS encoding DUF3613 domain-containing protein yields the protein MAVKAERAETSAPAATAVLRQVEAAPPEAAPPFVGQGPGDVTRALLAAQADDGRRVGSGLPLQGPLVTAAWRPYLKSFDHPLPPWFDTRSASGDSGGMAQ from the coding sequence ATGGCCGTGAAAGCCGAAAGGGCCGAGACATCGGCGCCGGCCGCAACCGCTGTGCTGCGTCAGGTTGAGGCAGCACCTCCCGAAGCGGCGCCGCCTTTTGTCGGGCAGGGGCCAGGCGACGTGACACGGGCTTTGTTGGCTGCGCAGGCTGATGACGGGCGTCGGGTGGGGTCCGGTCTGCCCTTGCAGGGGCCGCTGGTCACGGCAGCCTGGCGCCCTTATCTCAAGAGCTTCGATCACCCCTTGCCCCCGTGGTTTGACACCCGTTCAGCGAGCGGCGACAGCGGCGGCATGGCCCAATAG
- a CDS encoding LysR family transcriptional regulator, translating to MDSLSGFVVFVQVAETRSFVTAARLLGISASAVGKSVARLEEKLGVRLFHRSTRSITLTAEGVLFLERCRRILSEIEAAETELSQASALPRGRLRVSLPLVSSLVLPVLGDFMRQYPDIELDLDFTDRSVDVIEEGFDAVVRAGAPKDSRLSARKLGTFRFLVVASPEYLARRGTPATPQDLLQHSCLHYRIPNTGKLETWALRLTANAPALTLPTSMICNNIETRLCFALQGLGIAYLPDFAVRQPLTNGDLRIILADHVERSGVFNVLWPANKHPSPKLRALIDFLSTRVFP from the coding sequence ATGGATAGTCTCAGCGGGTTTGTGGTGTTTGTGCAGGTTGCCGAAACGCGCAGCTTTGTCACTGCTGCGCGCCTGCTCGGCATCTCGGCCTCGGCCGTCGGCAAAAGCGTGGCGCGGCTAGAAGAAAAGCTCGGGGTACGTCTGTTTCATCGCAGCACGCGCAGCATCACACTGACCGCCGAAGGCGTGCTATTTTTGGAACGCTGCCGCCGCATTCTCAGCGAAATCGAAGCCGCAGAAACCGAGCTGTCTCAGGCCAGTGCCCTGCCTCGCGGCCGCCTGCGCGTCAGCCTGCCGCTGGTCAGCTCCCTGGTGCTGCCCGTGCTGGGCGACTTCATGCGCCAATATCCAGACATTGAACTGGATCTGGACTTCACCGACAGAAGCGTCGATGTGATCGAAGAGGGATTTGACGCAGTCGTCAGAGCCGGAGCGCCCAAGGACTCGCGTTTGTCGGCACGCAAGCTAGGCACCTTCCGTTTTCTGGTCGTGGCCTCGCCCGAGTACCTGGCAAGGCGAGGCACGCCTGCCACGCCGCAAGACCTCTTGCAGCACAGTTGTCTGCACTACCGTATCCCAAACACCGGCAAGCTGGAGACCTGGGCATTGCGGCTCACCGCTAATGCGCCCGCGCTCACCCTCCCGACTTCGATGATCTGCAACAACATCGAGACCCGGTTGTGCTTCGCCCTGCAGGGCCTGGGCATCGCCTATCTACCCGACTTCGCCGTCCGCCAGCCGCTGACGAATGGCGATTTGCGCATTATCCTGGCCGACCATGTGGAGCGCAGCGGCGTTTTCAACGTGTTATGGCCAGCCAACAAACATCCATCACCCAAGCTGCGAGCCCTGATCGATTTCCTGTCCACCCGGGTATTCCCGTAA
- a CDS encoding DUF1178 family protein, whose product MALKVFDLECEHGHLFEGWFSSHDDYDAQHNRGLLSCPVCASRSIVKRLSAPRLNVAHLHQPSAQTSPQALQAEALRQMRKWVSQTENVGPAFAVEARRIHEGEAAVRPIRGTATPEERAELADDGIHVLPLPSFLDDDSLQ is encoded by the coding sequence ATGGCGCTGAAAGTATTTGATCTCGAGTGCGAGCATGGTCATTTGTTCGAAGGTTGGTTTTCGTCTCATGACGATTACGATGCCCAACACAATCGTGGCCTGCTGTCCTGTCCCGTATGCGCATCCCGCAGCATCGTCAAGCGTCTGTCCGCTCCGCGGCTGAACGTGGCGCATCTGCATCAGCCGTCTGCGCAGACTTCTCCTCAGGCCCTGCAGGCCGAGGCGCTGCGTCAGATGCGTAAATGGGTGAGCCAGACGGAAAATGTCGGGCCGGCCTTCGCTGTCGAAGCACGTCGTATCCATGAGGGCGAGGCGGCTGTACGGCCCATCCGTGGCACCGCCACCCCTGAGGAACGCGCCGAGCTGGCCGACGACGGCATCCATGTCTTGCCACTGCCCAGCTTTCTGGATGACGACAGCCTGCAATAG
- a CDS encoding DUF2968 domain-containing protein: MNIDILGKSLHWATAAPMLSSLAACATVQPERPVVQQIESKGAEPVTPPAAAQAAPVAPCANSTATELQNLIQARQVSELRTAYNGSYGASLLFRPEDQSYFVALFQQKDFWRVIKTNSASQAETAYRSFVARSAELAEIEIRRIQLQAQYAQAEQQLAARSAELAALQADQALRQAQEEAVAARQAQSRQEAQVLGEQNQDLREQLRALQRQIDALQAEQMRVNNARRR, from the coding sequence ATGAATATCGATATCCTGGGGAAGAGCTTGCACTGGGCGACGGCCGCTCCGATGCTTTCCTCCTTGGCTGCCTGCGCCACCGTTCAACCCGAGCGCCCGGTCGTGCAGCAGATCGAGAGCAAGGGCGCCGAGCCCGTTACCCCGCCGGCGGCCGCGCAGGCCGCGCCGGTTGCGCCGTGCGCCAATTCCACCGCTACCGAGTTGCAGAATCTGATTCAGGCTCGGCAGGTATCGGAGTTGCGCACCGCTTATAACGGCAGCTATGGCGCCAGCCTGCTGTTTCGCCCCGAGGATCAAAGCTATTTTGTCGCGCTGTTCCAGCAAAAAGACTTCTGGCGCGTGATCAAGACAAACTCTGCCAGCCAGGCCGAAACCGCCTATCGTTCCTTCGTTGCGCGCTCCGCTGAGCTGGCCGAGATCGAAATACGGCGTATTCAGTTGCAGGCGCAGTATGCCCAGGCGGAGCAGCAGCTTGCAGCCCGCAGTGCTGAGTTGGCGGCTTTGCAGGCGGATCAGGCACTGCGCCAGGCACAGGAAGAAGCGGTCGCAGCGCGTCAGGCTCAGTCACGCCAGGAAGCCCAGGTGCTCGGCGAGCAAAACCAAGACCTGCGAGAGCAGTTGCGCGCTTTGCAACGCCAGATCGATGCCTTGCAGGCTGAACAGATGCGCGTGAATAATGCGCGCCGCAGATAG
- a CDS encoding MFS transporter, with translation MMRPERLPIGALLALAMAAFLTILTEALPAGLLPQMARDLAVSEAWVGQTVTIYAMGSLVAAIPLTAVTQGIRRRPLLLAAIGGFVVANTVTTLFVSYMTIMVARLLAGVSAGLLWALLAGYAARMVSPHQRGRAIAIAMLGAPLALSLGVPAGTLLGQWVDWRICFGAMSVLALMLMLWIRVQLPDFPGQGAGRRLPLGAVLCLPGVRSVLFVVLAFVLAHNILYTYIAPFLVSQGMAGRAGLVLLVFGLASLLSIWIIGARIDRHLRGLTLASTALFGLAALMLGVAGGAPALIYLAVAVWGLAFGGAATLFQTALAQAAGDAADVAQSMLVTAWNVAIAGGGLAGGLLLERLGVAAFSPALLLLLILAWMRIWAGRHHAFPAARI, from the coding sequence ATGATGCGTCCAGAACGCCTTCCTATTGGTGCTTTGCTGGCTTTGGCGATGGCCGCTTTCCTCACCATTCTTACCGAGGCCTTGCCGGCAGGTTTGTTGCCGCAAATGGCGCGAGACCTGGCCGTCTCCGAAGCGTGGGTCGGCCAGACGGTCACCATTTACGCCATGGGTTCCCTCGTGGCGGCTATCCCGCTGACTGCCGTGACGCAAGGGATACGGCGTCGTCCCTTGTTGCTGGCAGCCATTGGCGGCTTTGTGGTCGCCAACACGGTCACTACGCTGTTTGTCAGCTATATGACCATCATGGTGGCGCGTCTGCTTGCGGGTGTCAGCGCCGGTTTGCTATGGGCGCTGCTGGCGGGTTATGCGGCCCGAATGGTATCGCCGCATCAGCGCGGGCGAGCCATCGCTATCGCGATGCTAGGGGCGCCGCTGGCCTTGTCGCTCGGCGTTCCGGCCGGAACCCTGTTGGGGCAATGGGTGGACTGGCGTATCTGCTTTGGGGCAATGAGCGTGCTGGCCCTCATGCTCATGTTGTGGATACGCGTGCAGCTTCCTGACTTTCCCGGGCAGGGGGCCGGCCGCCGCCTGCCCTTGGGAGCCGTGCTGTGTCTGCCTGGCGTGCGTTCGGTGTTGTTCGTCGTCCTGGCTTTTGTGCTTGCGCATAACATCCTCTACACCTATATCGCGCCGTTTTTGGTTTCGCAGGGCATGGCCGGGCGCGCAGGCCTGGTTTTGCTGGTGTTTGGACTGGCCTCGCTGCTCAGCATCTGGATCATCGGTGCGCGGATCGACCGACATCTTCGCGGCCTTACGCTGGCCAGCACGGCCTTATTCGGATTGGCTGCGCTGATGCTGGGGGTGGCGGGGGGAGCGCCGGCCCTGATTTACCTGGCCGTGGCGGTATGGGGGCTGGCCTTCGGCGGCGCGGCAACTTTGTTTCAGACTGCTTTGGCTCAAGCGGCGGGCGATGCGGCGGATGTTGCCCAATCCATGCTGGTCACGGCCTGGAATGTGGCGATTGCGGGCGGCGGGTTGGCGGGAGGCCTGTTGCTTGAGCGCCTGGGCGTGGCTGCGTTTTCGCCCGCGCTGCTGCTGTTGTTGATCCTGGCCTGGATGAGGATCTGGGCGGGGCGTCATCACGCTTTTCCCGCGGCGCGCATCTGA
- a CDS encoding tetratricopeptide repeat protein: MTQAASSAGLKLGQGKLGESLLAAGRSDYEGAVDALARAVRLRPTDAQYLGDLGYALLRTGDLQGARLLLGQAAELDPGNARILGNLALLLVLQGEDHSAQEIMTRGQLSPQARDRVYRLAAEIRRPLSSQEPAAMADAGRPLVRASPAGPLPTLQRPMLEGLTNPRLVQ; the protein is encoded by the coding sequence GTGACGCAGGCCGCTAGTTCCGCGGGCTTGAAACTCGGCCAGGGAAAGCTGGGCGAGTCGCTGTTGGCGGCGGGGCGGTCGGACTACGAGGGCGCAGTAGATGCCCTGGCGCGTGCGGTACGTCTGCGTCCCACCGACGCGCAGTATCTGGGTGATCTGGGGTATGCCTTGTTGCGGACGGGAGATCTGCAGGGCGCCCGCCTGCTGCTGGGGCAGGCAGCAGAACTTGATCCTGGCAATGCCCGCATTCTCGGTAATCTGGCTTTGTTGCTGGTATTGCAAGGTGAAGATCACAGCGCCCAGGAAATCATGACGCGCGGTCAGTTGAGCCCTCAGGCGCGGGACCGCGTTTATCGTCTGGCGGCGGAAATCCGTCGGCCGCTGTCCAGCCAAGAGCCTGCGGCGATGGCTGACGCCGGCCGACCCCTTGTCAGGGCGAGTCCCGCAGGCCCGCTTCCTACGCTACAACGCCCGATGCTGGAGGGGCTGACCAATCCTCGGCTTGTGCAGTAA
- the efp gene encoding elongation factor P, translating into MKTAQELRVGNVVMVGKDPLVVQKTEYNKSGRNAAVVKLKFKNLLTGSASESVYKADEKFDIVMLERKECTYSYFGDPMYVFMDADYNQYEIEADSMGDALNYLEEAMPVEVVFYDGRAISVELPTILVREITYTEPAVRGDTSGKVLKPAKINTGYELQVPLFCAIGDKIEIDTRTNEYRSRVN; encoded by the coding sequence ATGAAAACCGCTCAGGAATTGCGAGTCGGCAACGTGGTGATGGTTGGCAAGGACCCGCTCGTGGTCCAAAAGACCGAATACAACAAGTCCGGCCGTAACGCCGCCGTGGTCAAGCTGAAGTTCAAGAACCTGCTTACCGGTTCGGCCAGCGAGTCCGTCTACAAGGCTGACGAAAAATTCGACATCGTTATGCTCGAGCGCAAGGAGTGCACCTACTCCTACTTCGGCGACCCGATGTATGTCTTCATGGATGCCGACTACAACCAGTATGAAATCGAGGCCGATAGCATGGGCGATGCCCTGAACTACCTCGAAGAAGCCATGCCGGTCGAAGTGGTGTTCTATGACGGCCGCGCCATCTCGGTCGAACTGCCGACTATCCTGGTCCGCGAAATCACCTACACCGAGCCGGCTGTGCGTGGCGACACCTCGGGCAAGGTGCTCAAGCCTGCCAAGATCAACACCGGCTACGAACTGCAAGTGCCGCTGTTCTGCGCCATCGGCGACAAGATCGAAATCGATACGCGTACCAACGAGTACCGTAGCCGCGTCAACTAA